From one Lolium rigidum isolate FL_2022 chromosome 4, APGP_CSIRO_Lrig_0.1, whole genome shotgun sequence genomic stretch:
- the LOC124705580 gene encoding UDP-xylose transporter 1-like isoform X1, translating to MGLLARPGKRGSLEGEMSSDGGTSQMGVLGALGLSVTSSVAIVICNKYLMGKLAFIFATTLTSWHLLVTFCTLHVAQRLRFFEPKPIDTQTVISFGFLNGISIGLLNLCLGFNSVGFYQMTKLAIIPFTIVLETIFLSKKFSRSIKASLMVLLLGVGIASVTDLQLNLLGSIIAVLTIAATCVCQILTNQIQKRLKVSSTQLLYQSSLYQSAVLLITGPFVDKLLTNKDVFAFPYTFKVVVFILMSCTIAVSVNFSTFLVIGTTSPVTYQVLGHLKTCLILSFGYVLLKDPFTFRNMAGILVAIFGMGLYSYFSVSESRKKNEVGPTLPVNTQMSEKDSAPLLGAKTSPWQESNVLESFDDVPRTAKSAFSRQMNA from the exons ATGGGGCTTCTTGCTCGACCAGGGAAGAGGGGTTCATTGGAAGGGGAGATGTCGTCGGACGGCGGGACCTCCCAGATGGGCGTCCTGGGCGCGCTGGGCCTCTCGGTCACGTCGTCGGTGGCCATTGTCATCTGCAACAAGTACCTCATGGGCAAACTTGCCTTCATCTTCG CAACGACGCTGACGAGCTGGCACTTGCTGGTGACCTTCTGCACGCTGCACGTCGCGCAGCGCCTGCGCTTCTTCGAGCCGAAGCCAATCGACACTCAGACCGTCATCTCCTTTGGGTTTCTTAATGGGATCTCCATTGGCCTCCTCAACCTTTGCCTTGGCTTCAACTCAGTTGGCTTCTATCAG ATGACCAAGCTGGCCATTATACCCTTCACCATAGTCTTGGAAACCATCTTTCTGAGCAAGAAGTTCAG TCGGAGCATCAAGGCCTCTCTCATGGTCCTCCTCCTAGGAGTCGGCATCGCGTCGGTCACCGATCTCCAGCTCAACCTCCTCGGCTCAATCATTGCAGTCCTCACCATCGCAGCGACGTGTGTCTGCCAGATT CTCACCAACCAAATCCAGAAGAGGCTCAAGGTGTCTTCCACCCAGCTCTTGTACCAGTCCTCGCTGTACCAATCCGCTGTGCTGCTCATCACCGGCCCCTTCGTCGACAAGCTCCTGACCAACAAAGATGTCTTTGCTTTCCCCTACACCTTCAAAGTCGTG GTGTTCATCCTGATGTCGTGCACAATCGCGGTGTCTGTCAACTTCAGCACGTTCCTTGTGATCGGCACGACATCGCCGGTGACATACCAGGTGCTGGGCCACCTCAAGACGTGCCTCATCCTCTCCTTCGGCTACGTCCTGCTCAAGGACCCCTTCACGTTCCGGAACATGGCTGGCATCCTCGTCGCCATCTTCGGCATGGGCCTTTACTCCTACTTCTCCGTCTCCGAGAGCAGGAAGAAGAACGAGGTCGGCCCAACGTTGCCCGTCAACACCCAG ATGAGCGAGAAGGACTCTGCACCGCTCCTCGGTGCAAAGACCTCGCCGTGGCAGGAGAGCAATGTGTTGGAGAGCTTCGACGACGTGCCGAGGACGGCGAAGAGCGCGTTTAGCCGGCAGATGAATGCGTAG
- the LOC124705580 gene encoding UDP-xylose transporter 1-like isoform X2 — protein sequence MSSDGGTSQMGVLGALGLSVTSSVAIVICNKYLMGKLAFIFATTLTSWHLLVTFCTLHVAQRLRFFEPKPIDTQTVISFGFLNGISIGLLNLCLGFNSVGFYQMTKLAIIPFTIVLETIFLSKKFSRSIKASLMVLLLGVGIASVTDLQLNLLGSIIAVLTIAATCVCQILTNQIQKRLKVSSTQLLYQSSLYQSAVLLITGPFVDKLLTNKDVFAFPYTFKVVVFILMSCTIAVSVNFSTFLVIGTTSPVTYQVLGHLKTCLILSFGYVLLKDPFTFRNMAGILVAIFGMGLYSYFSVSESRKKNEVGPTLPVNTQMSEKDSAPLLGAKTSPWQESNVLESFDDVPRTAKSAFSRQMNA from the exons ATGTCGTCGGACGGCGGGACCTCCCAGATGGGCGTCCTGGGCGCGCTGGGCCTCTCGGTCACGTCGTCGGTGGCCATTGTCATCTGCAACAAGTACCTCATGGGCAAACTTGCCTTCATCTTCG CAACGACGCTGACGAGCTGGCACTTGCTGGTGACCTTCTGCACGCTGCACGTCGCGCAGCGCCTGCGCTTCTTCGAGCCGAAGCCAATCGACACTCAGACCGTCATCTCCTTTGGGTTTCTTAATGGGATCTCCATTGGCCTCCTCAACCTTTGCCTTGGCTTCAACTCAGTTGGCTTCTATCAG ATGACCAAGCTGGCCATTATACCCTTCACCATAGTCTTGGAAACCATCTTTCTGAGCAAGAAGTTCAG TCGGAGCATCAAGGCCTCTCTCATGGTCCTCCTCCTAGGAGTCGGCATCGCGTCGGTCACCGATCTCCAGCTCAACCTCCTCGGCTCAATCATTGCAGTCCTCACCATCGCAGCGACGTGTGTCTGCCAGATT CTCACCAACCAAATCCAGAAGAGGCTCAAGGTGTCTTCCACCCAGCTCTTGTACCAGTCCTCGCTGTACCAATCCGCTGTGCTGCTCATCACCGGCCCCTTCGTCGACAAGCTCCTGACCAACAAAGATGTCTTTGCTTTCCCCTACACCTTCAAAGTCGTG GTGTTCATCCTGATGTCGTGCACAATCGCGGTGTCTGTCAACTTCAGCACGTTCCTTGTGATCGGCACGACATCGCCGGTGACATACCAGGTGCTGGGCCACCTCAAGACGTGCCTCATCCTCTCCTTCGGCTACGTCCTGCTCAAGGACCCCTTCACGTTCCGGAACATGGCTGGCATCCTCGTCGCCATCTTCGGCATGGGCCTTTACTCCTACTTCTCCGTCTCCGAGAGCAGGAAGAAGAACGAGGTCGGCCCAACGTTGCCCGTCAACACCCAG ATGAGCGAGAAGGACTCTGCACCGCTCCTCGGTGCAAAGACCTCGCCGTGGCAGGAGAGCAATGTGTTGGAGAGCTTCGACGACGTGCCGAGGACGGCGAAGAGCGCGTTTAGCCGGCAGATGAATGCGTAG